In Acidobacteriota bacterium, the following are encoded in one genomic region:
- a CDS encoding fibronectin type III domain-containing protein produces the protein MRKPVVIAVLILIPVGFAHAQIPASERAALVALYNSTDGDNWTNKTGWLGPLGEECNWFGVECRMFDSNPLDMYVYALDLSGNQLTGTIPPELGNLAGLRSLYLGGNELIGSIPPELGSLPELGTLSLHTNHLSGTIPPQLGNLPLINYLSLCCNQLGGEIPVQLANLTTIAPAGLDISWNALHTDDPTLDAFLISKHSGWGDWESSQTVSPENVIVGTVGDHTVWLSWDYVTTPGEATGYHLFILKPGSGSWESVGWTKSIWTTSFPVTGLDPGLTYDIAVTTYTNPHLYNPYNLVTSDIGSPEMVTTATNGCAQPVIHMTGAGPYTLSVSGSWDTYEWSTFETTATIDVNPPPDEWFWVTVTSGGCQETAAILVDPEIFSDGFESGQTTVWSNTVP, from the coding sequence ATGCGAAAACCCGTCGTCATCGCCGTTCTGATCCTTATCCCGGTAGGCTTCGCCCACGCGCAGATTCCCGCGTCCGAACGCGCCGCGTTGGTTGCTCTGTATAACAGCACCGACGGGGACAACTGGACGAACAAAACCGGCTGGCTGGGGCCTCTCGGAGAGGAATGCAACTGGTTCGGGGTCGAATGCAGGATGTTCGACTCGAACCCGCTGGACATGTACGTCTACGCTCTGGACCTGAGCGGCAACCAGCTGACTGGGACCATCCCGCCCGAGTTGGGGAACCTTGCCGGTTTACGGAGTCTCTACCTCGGCGGCAACGAGCTCATCGGATCGATTCCACCGGAGCTGGGAAGCCTGCCAGAACTCGGGACACTCTCCCTCCACACCAATCACTTGAGCGGGACCATTCCGCCGCAGCTGGGGAATCTGCCGCTCATCAACTACTTGTCCCTGTGCTGCAACCAGCTCGGAGGGGAGATTCCCGTGCAGCTCGCCAACCTCACGACAATCGCGCCGGCTGGATTGGACATCAGCTGGAATGCCCTCCACACTGACGACCCCACTTTGGACGCATTCCTCATTTCCAAGCACTCCGGGTGGGGCGATTGGGAGAGCTCGCAGACGGTTTCGCCGGAGAATGTGATCGTCGGAACGGTCGGCGACCACACGGTGTGGCTGAGCTGGGACTACGTCACCACTCCGGGCGAGGCGACCGGCTATCACCTTTTCATCCTGAAGCCGGGATCAGGCAGCTGGGAATCGGTTGGCTGGACGAAGTCGATCTGGACCACCTCATTCCCTGTGACCGGGCTCGATCCGGGGTTGACGTATGACATCGCTGTGACGACCTACACCAACCCACATCTCTACAACCCCTACAATCTCGTCACCAGCGACATCGGCTCTCCGGAGATGGTGACCACCGCGACCAACGGTTGTGCCCAGCCGGTCATCCACATGACCGGGGCGGGCCCGTACACGCTTTCCGTCAGCGGAAGCTGGGACACCTACGAGTGGAGCACGTTCGAGACCACCGCCACCATCGATGTCAACCCGCCGCCCGACGAGTGGTTCTGGGTCACCGTCACCAGCGGCGGCTGCCAGGAAACCGCAGCCATCCTCGTCGACCCGGAGATCTTCAGCGATGGCTTCGAATCAGGCCAAACGACGGTCTGGTCGAACACAGTTCCATAA
- a CDS encoding serine/threonine protein kinase encodes MLCPQCGSEAPEGSRYCPTCAEPLDATEGVQTESVVGNRAAKDTSASEAETVRFIPGTIIGGRYRIVGLLGRGGMGEVYRADDLKLGQPVALKFLPLDVARDRERLERFLNEVRSALRVTHANVCRVHDVGDVDGQHYLSMEYVDGEDLASLLRRIGRLPRDKAVQIARQLCAGLEAAHEQGILHRDLKPANVMIDGRGRAKITDFGLAGLAETIVGDEIRVGTPLYMAPEQSAGERVSVRSDLYSLGLVLYELFTGRRAFEAADAGDLERLREQSTPTSPSSHVQDLDPAVERTILRCLETDPEARPKSALAVAASLPGGDPLAAALAAGETPSPEMVADAGEVGGLRPAIGIPLLVFVVIGLLFIAAKRDRYAVEGLVPLPKPPEALAVEAGEILGMAGVDGDEVDRANGFAYDDDYLDYMEAQGLTVPEWEILSTVRPAPIYFWYRQSPEHLVASDFFSSDEYQFVSPSDPPWTVEGMSGVWLDPDGRLRRLKVVPPPIAAEDSPAGPVDWSPLFEASGFDMALFGPVAPRRNPLVTCDQRLAWEGDDPEAGQIRIEACSNAGRAVHFEVVPEWRWGASATTGAQTSFGDAIFFTGLLFGVVVGGALVARRNLRLGRGDRLGALRVASFEFVVLAVAWVLQAHHVPTFAEVGLFFRFLAYGMMVAGLVWMVYIALEPYARRLWPEGLISWNRLLAGRFRDPLVGRDILIGAAAGVFTQCWWGVYRLLLEYLKRPAERPPAASLISLSGTPEAIGNVFQNIAFALYMPVGWLFMLLLLRVLLRRQWIAVLAVLLFAAGTAVPGMPNPMIFFVYMSVAFGAFLFVLIRFGLLAPVFWGIYMWFAGFVPLTLDSSAWYAGRSWITLLLLATLAAYGFWISLAGRPLINADMIEKR; translated from the coding sequence ATGCTCTGCCCACAATGCGGATCCGAAGCGCCCGAGGGCAGCAGATACTGTCCGACGTGCGCCGAGCCTCTGGATGCGACCGAGGGCGTGCAGACCGAAAGCGTTGTGGGGAACCGGGCCGCGAAGGACACGTCGGCCTCGGAGGCCGAAACGGTGCGTTTCATCCCCGGCACGATCATCGGTGGCAGGTACCGCATCGTCGGCCTGCTCGGCCGCGGCGGGATGGGCGAGGTCTACCGCGCGGACGACCTCAAGCTGGGCCAGCCGGTGGCGCTCAAGTTCCTGCCGCTTGACGTGGCTCGAGATCGCGAGCGGCTCGAAAGATTCCTCAACGAGGTGCGCAGCGCGCTCAGGGTGACCCACGCCAACGTCTGCCGTGTGCACGACGTAGGCGACGTCGACGGCCAGCATTACCTCTCGATGGAGTACGTGGACGGCGAGGATCTGGCGTCGCTGCTCCGCCGCATCGGCCGGTTGCCGCGGGACAAGGCGGTGCAGATCGCGCGACAGCTGTGCGCCGGCCTCGAGGCGGCGCACGAGCAGGGCATCCTCCACCGGGACCTCAAGCCGGCCAACGTGATGATCGACGGGCGCGGTCGGGCGAAGATCACCGACTTCGGATTGGCGGGGCTGGCGGAGACGATCGTCGGCGACGAAATCCGGGTCGGCACGCCTCTTTATATGGCACCGGAGCAGAGCGCCGGGGAGAGGGTCTCGGTGCGCAGCGATCTCTACTCGCTGGGCCTGGTCCTGTACGAGCTCTTCACCGGGCGACGGGCCTTCGAGGCCGCCGATGCGGGCGACCTCGAGCGGCTACGCGAGCAATCGACGCCCACCAGCCCGTCGAGCCACGTCCAGGATCTCGATCCCGCCGTCGAGCGGACCATCCTGCGCTGCCTCGAGACCGATCCCGAAGCCAGGCCGAAGTCCGCACTTGCCGTGGCTGCATCGCTGCCCGGCGGCGATCCTCTGGCGGCGGCGTTGGCGGCGGGTGAGACCCCCTCGCCGGAGATGGTGGCCGACGCGGGAGAGGTCGGTGGATTGCGGCCGGCAATTGGCATCCCTCTGCTCGTCTTCGTGGTCATCGGTCTGTTGTTCATTGCCGCAAAGAGGGATCGCTACGCTGTCGAGGGTTTAGTCCCGCTCCCGAAGCCGCCCGAGGCGCTGGCCGTCGAGGCGGGGGAAATCCTGGGGATGGCCGGTGTCGACGGCGATGAGGTGGACAGGGCGAACGGCTTTGCGTACGACGACGACTATCTCGATTACATGGAGGCGCAGGGGCTGACCGTTCCCGAGTGGGAAATCCTGTCGACGGTCCGTCCCGCGCCGATCTATTTCTGGTATCGGCAGAGCCCGGAGCATCTCGTCGCGTCGGATTTCTTTTCCAGTGACGAGTACCAGTTCGTCTCACCGTCCGACCCACCGTGGACGGTGGAGGGGATGTCCGGCGTCTGGCTCGATCCGGACGGGAGGTTGCGGCGTCTCAAGGTGGTGCCGCCGCCGATTGCCGCGGAGGATTCTCCGGCCGGTCCGGTTGACTGGTCGCCCCTCTTCGAGGCGTCCGGCTTCGACATGGCGCTCTTCGGCCCGGTGGCCCCGAGACGAAATCCCCTGGTGACATGTGATCAGCGATTGGCGTGGGAGGGCGATGATCCAGAGGCAGGGCAGATTCGCATTGAAGCGTGCTCGAACGCCGGCCGTGCTGTCCACTTCGAGGTCGTTCCCGAGTGGAGGTGGGGCGCATCCGCTACGACCGGGGCGCAGACTTCGTTCGGGGATGCGATTTTCTTCACCGGGTTGCTGTTCGGCGTGGTCGTGGGCGGCGCGTTGGTCGCGCGCCGCAACCTGCGGCTCGGACGTGGCGATCGGCTTGGTGCCCTGCGGGTAGCCTCCTTCGAGTTTGTTGTCCTCGCGGTGGCCTGGGTGCTGCAGGCGCATCACGTGCCGACGTTTGCCGAAGTCGGACTCTTCTTCAGATTTCTCGCCTACGGCATGATGGTTGCCGGACTGGTGTGGATGGTCTACATCGCCCTCGAGCCCTATGCACGGCGATTGTGGCCGGAAGGCCTCATCTCGTGGAACCGGCTGCTCGCGGGACGGTTCCGCGACCCGCTGGTCGGGAGGGACATTCTCATCGGAGCCGCTGCCGGAGTCTTCACCCAGTGCTGGTGGGGCGTGTACAGATTGCTGCTCGAATACCTCAAGCGGCCGGCGGAACGGCCCCCGGCTGCCTCCTTGATCTCCCTTTCCGGAACGCCAGAGGCAATCGGCAATGTGTTTCAGAATATTGCCTTCGCACTCTACATGCCGGTCGGTTGGCTCTTCATGCTGCTGCTCCTGCGGGTCCTCCTGCGACGTCAGTGGATCGCTGTCCTCGCAGTCCTGCTGTTCGCTGCCGGAACCGCGGTTCCGGGAATGCCCAACCCGATGATCTTCTTTGTCTACATGTCGGTCGCGTTCGGCGCCTTCCTCTTCGTGCTCATCCGATTCGGATTGCTGGCCCCCGTCTTCTGGGGCATCTACATGTGGTTTGCCGGCTTCGTGCCACTGACCCTGGACTCATCCGCCTGGTACGCCGGCCGGTCGTGGATCACGTTGCTGCTCCTCGCCACCCTGGCTGCCTACGGATTCTGGATCTCCCTCGCCGGCCGGCCGCTGATCAATGCTGACATGATCGAAAAGAGGTGA
- the ychF gene encoding redox-regulated ATPase YchF encodes MLSVGIVGLPNVGKSTLFNALTAAGAEVSNYPFTTIEPNVGVVPVPDPRLDGLTRVLDPEKVTPATVRFIDIAGLVEGASTGEGLGNQFLGEIRQVDAIVHVVRCFRKSDVAHVFADVDPVRDAEVIDTELMLADLEVLGRAIEKRKRDWQTRPQDHASEKRRMTDWRQALERGQPLRRIGLHPNDLRELKTAGLISGKPVLYVANISGESDADRASEVAEREPDAHLVTVDAELELELAELEPDERAEFMQELGLTETGLDRVVKASFDLLGLVAFYTIAKRKLQAWEIPNGTAAATAAGKVHSDMEKGFIRAKVASADELIETGDLHEVQSRGHVRTVGRDHEIHDGDVVEFLFNA; translated from the coding sequence ATGCTCTCTGTCGGCATTGTCGGGCTGCCCAACGTGGGTAAGTCGACGCTCTTCAACGCACTCACCGCGGCCGGCGCCGAGGTCTCGAACTACCCCTTCACGACCATCGAGCCCAACGTCGGCGTGGTGCCGGTGCCGGACCCCCGGCTCGACGGCCTCACGCGGGTGCTCGATCCGGAGAAGGTTACGCCGGCAACGGTGCGCTTCATCGACATCGCGGGCCTGGTCGAGGGCGCCAGCACGGGCGAGGGGCTTGGCAACCAGTTCCTCGGTGAGATCCGCCAGGTCGACGCCATCGTCCACGTCGTCCGCTGCTTCCGCAAATCGGATGTTGCCCACGTCTTCGCAGATGTCGATCCGGTGCGCGACGCAGAGGTGATCGACACCGAGCTCATGCTCGCCGACCTCGAGGTACTCGGCCGCGCGATCGAAAAGAGAAAGCGGGACTGGCAGACCCGCCCCCAGGACCACGCCAGCGAAAAACGACGGATGACCGACTGGCGACAGGCCCTCGAACGCGGCCAGCCCTTGCGCCGGATTGGCCTCCACCCCAACGACCTGCGCGAGCTCAAGACCGCTGGCCTGATCTCGGGCAAGCCCGTCCTCTATGTCGCCAACATCTCCGGGGAGAGCGACGCCGATCGTGCATCGGAGGTCGCAGAGAGGGAGCCCGACGCCCACCTGGTGACGGTCGATGCAGAGCTGGAGCTCGAGCTCGCCGAACTCGAGCCCGACGAGCGGGCGGAGTTCATGCAGGAGCTCGGCCTCACCGAGACCGGCCTCGACCGCGTGGTGAAGGCGTCCTTCGACCTGCTCGGGCTGGTCGCCTTCTACACCATCGCCAAGCGCAAGCTGCAGGCGTGGGAGATCCCAAACGGCACTGCGGCCGCGACCGCCGCCGGCAAGGTCCACTCCGATATGGAGAAGGGCTTCATCCGCGCCAAGGTGGCCTCGGCCGACGAGCTCATAGAAACCGGTGACCTGCACGAGGTGCAGAGCCGCGGCCACGTCCGCACCGTCGGCCGGGACCACGAGATCCACGACGGCGACGTGGTGGAGTTCCTCTTCAACGCGTGA
- a CDS encoding cyclic nucleotide-binding domain-containing protein — translation MAKGDLGKTYSDGEIVARQGDVGDCMYVIQKGKVQVLVEKGGVEMQLRVAGEGEFMGEMAIFDREERSATLRALGEARILTIDKKNFLKRIHKDPSLAFRVVQTMSKRVRELSDEVARLKSPAPRE, via the coding sequence ATGGCGAAGGGAGATCTGGGCAAGACCTATAGCGACGGTGAGATCGTTGCTCGCCAAGGAGATGTGGGCGACTGCATGTACGTGATCCAGAAGGGCAAGGTTCAGGTGCTGGTGGAAAAGGGCGGAGTTGAAATGCAGTTGCGAGTCGCTGGAGAAGGAGAATTCATGGGCGAGATGGCGATCTTCGATCGTGAAGAACGGTCGGCCACGCTCCGCGCTCTCGGTGAGGCAAGAATTCTCACCATCGACAAGAAGAATTTCCTCAAGAGGATCCACAAAGACCCGTCGCTCGCCTTTCGCGTTGTTCAGACGATGTCGAAGCGGGTGCGAGAGCTCAGCGA